A single Nocardioides bizhenqiangii DNA region contains:
- a CDS encoding 2-keto-4-pentenoate hydratase, translating to MTSQDAITAAVDRLAVAQETRVPCAPVRDLIGTDDLSAAYAVQQGLVQRRLSGGVTVVGRKIGATSEAVQRQLGVDQPDFGYLLSDMDVSHGADGMPISMRTLVQPRVEAEVAFVLAHDIDLDEDDITLDAVRAAVDVALPALEIVDSRIADWKIGFTDTVADNASSGLFVVGRDGRKLDPSTGSGQAELEPRDVVMSLTINGEELSSGTGAACLGDPLEALRWLAVQARRFGDPLRAGHLILSGALGPFVPFAPGDRVTASISGFEPLVVEFEE from the coding sequence GTGACCTCCCAAGACGCGATCACGGCGGCGGTGGACCGCCTGGCCGTCGCCCAGGAAACGCGGGTGCCGTGCGCGCCGGTGCGCGACCTGATCGGCACCGACGACCTGTCGGCCGCCTACGCGGTGCAGCAGGGACTCGTGCAGCGACGTCTGTCGGGCGGGGTGACGGTCGTGGGCCGCAAGATCGGTGCCACGTCGGAGGCGGTCCAGCGTCAGCTGGGCGTCGACCAGCCCGACTTCGGCTACCTGCTGAGCGACATGGACGTCAGTCACGGCGCCGACGGGATGCCGATCTCGATGCGGACCCTCGTCCAGCCGAGGGTCGAGGCTGAGGTCGCGTTCGTGCTGGCTCACGACATCGACCTCGACGAGGACGACATCACGCTCGACGCGGTCCGGGCGGCCGTCGACGTCGCCCTGCCGGCGCTCGAGATCGTCGACTCGCGGATCGCGGACTGGAAGATCGGGTTCACCGACACGGTCGCGGACAACGCGTCCTCCGGTCTGTTCGTCGTCGGCCGCGACGGGCGCAAGCTCGACCCTTCGACAGGCTCAGGGCAGGCCGAGCTCGAACCGCGCGACGTCGTGATGTCGCTGACGATCAACGGCGAGGAGCTCTCGTCCGGCACGGGTGCCGCGTGCCTCGGCGACCCGCTCGAAGCACTGCGGTGGCTGGCCGTGCAGGCCCGCCGCTTCGGCGACCCGCTGCGCGCGGGCCACCTGATCCTGTCCGGGGCCCTGGGCCCGTTCGTGCCGTTCGCCCCGGGTGACCGGGTGACGGCGTCCATCAGCGGGTTCGAACCGCTGGTCGTGGAGTTCGAGGAGTGA
- the hsaC gene encoding iron-dependent extradiol dioxygenase HsaC — protein MTIDIKSMGYVRVATTDLDAWKTFAGKVLGLAEGRGPNPEHQYWRIDEVSARVVVFPSDVDRLDCSGWEVADHQALQAAREHLQKAGVEFEEGTKDELDERRVQELIRFRDPWDNVFELFHGITYESRPIVTPYAARFVTGDQGMGHLVVPVLDDVEALRFYTEVLGFRLRDSMSMPGEFVGKEPGSKVWLRFLGVNPRHHSLAFLPMPNPSKCVHIMFEVDELDHVGRALERVRKHGAKLSATLGRHMNDEMISFYVRSPSGFDIEFGTEGLRVDDHKWVARESTAVSYWGHDFGAGS, from the coding sequence GTGACGATCGACATCAAGTCCATGGGCTACGTCCGGGTCGCCACCACCGACCTCGACGCGTGGAAGACCTTCGCCGGCAAGGTGCTCGGCCTCGCCGAGGGCCGCGGACCCAACCCGGAGCACCAGTACTGGCGGATCGACGAGGTCTCGGCGCGGGTCGTGGTGTTCCCGTCCGACGTCGACCGGCTCGACTGCTCGGGCTGGGAGGTCGCCGACCACCAGGCCCTGCAGGCCGCTCGTGAACACCTGCAGAAGGCCGGGGTCGAGTTCGAGGAGGGCACCAAGGACGAGCTGGACGAGCGCCGCGTCCAGGAGCTGATCCGGTTCCGCGACCCGTGGGACAACGTGTTCGAGCTGTTCCACGGCATCACCTACGAGTCGCGACCGATCGTCACCCCGTACGCCGCGAGGTTCGTCACCGGCGACCAGGGCATGGGCCACCTCGTCGTACCAGTCCTCGACGACGTGGAGGCGCTGCGGTTCTACACGGAGGTGCTCGGCTTCCGGCTGCGCGACTCGATGAGCATGCCGGGGGAGTTCGTCGGCAAGGAGCCCGGCAGCAAGGTGTGGCTGCGGTTCCTCGGCGTCAACCCGCGGCACCACTCGCTGGCGTTCCTGCCGATGCCCAACCCGTCGAAGTGCGTGCACATCATGTTCGAGGTCGACGAGCTCGACCACGTCGGGCGGGCGCTCGAGCGGGTCCGCAAGCACGGCGCGAAGCTCTCGGCGACGCTCGGACGCCACATGAACGACGAGATGATCTCGTTCTACGTCAGGTCGCCCAGCGGCTTCGACATCGAGTTCGGCACCGAGGGCCTCCGCGTCGACGACCACAAGTGGGTCGCACGGGAGTCGACCGCCGTCTCGTACTGGGGCCACGACTTCGGTGCCGGAAGCTGA
- the kstD gene encoding 3-oxosteroid 1-dehydrogenase has product MTGGTTGDLPAEVDVVVVGAGGAGMSAALAAGRKGLDTILVEKSAYFGGSTARSGGGVWIPGNYALAEAHQVDAGEPERAREYLDAIVGDVVPKTRRDTYLERGPEVLDFLRSHTPVRFRWVPEYSDYHPEAPGGRPRGRSVEPVPLNARFLGDELDRLHPQYTKAPANLIVTQQDFRKISLGMRTLKGPVTMLMVLVRRIVSMVLGRRMYAMGNAIAIGLRKGLIDAGVPVHYETELSDLLIEEGRVVGVRVLRDGTEHVVRARKGVILGSGGFEKNLEMREKYQPQPTSIDWTTGSEFNTGGGILAGIAAGAETDLMDDAWWGPTIPLPNRPWFCLAERNLPGSIIVNQAGERFMNEALPYVEATHAIYAGEATGVSHVPSWLIIDQRYRNRYLFAGLGPRQPFPGSWLKSGVVRKAATLAELAERIEVPPDALAATVERFNGFAEAGVDEDFHRGESAYDKYYSDPTVKPNPSLHAIDHAPFYAVKIVPGDLGTKGGLVTDERARVLRPDGSVIPGLYAAGNASSAVMGRTYAGPGATIGPALVFGYLAVEDLEEN; this is encoded by the coding sequence ATGACGGGTGGCACGACGGGCGATCTGCCCGCCGAGGTGGACGTGGTCGTGGTGGGCGCCGGCGGCGCGGGGATGAGCGCTGCCCTCGCGGCCGGACGGAAGGGCCTCGACACGATCCTCGTCGAGAAGAGCGCCTACTTCGGGGGTTCGACGGCGCGCAGCGGCGGCGGCGTGTGGATCCCCGGCAACTACGCGCTCGCCGAGGCCCACCAGGTCGACGCGGGTGAGCCCGAGCGTGCCCGGGAGTACCTCGACGCCATCGTGGGCGACGTCGTCCCCAAGACCCGCCGCGACACCTACCTCGAGCGCGGCCCCGAGGTCCTCGACTTCCTCCGGTCCCACACGCCGGTGCGGTTCCGGTGGGTCCCTGAGTACTCCGACTACCACCCCGAGGCGCCCGGCGGCAGGCCGCGTGGCCGCAGCGTCGAGCCGGTGCCGCTGAACGCCCGGTTCCTCGGCGACGAGCTCGACCGGCTGCACCCGCAGTACACCAAGGCGCCGGCCAACCTGATCGTCACTCAGCAGGACTTCCGCAAGATCAGCCTCGGCATGCGGACCCTCAAGGGACCGGTCACGATGCTGATGGTGCTGGTGCGCCGGATCGTGTCGATGGTCCTCGGCCGTCGGATGTACGCGATGGGCAACGCGATCGCGATCGGCCTGCGGAAGGGCCTGATCGACGCAGGTGTGCCGGTGCACTACGAGACCGAGCTCAGCGACCTGCTCATCGAGGAGGGCCGGGTCGTCGGTGTCCGTGTCCTGCGTGACGGGACGGAGCACGTCGTGCGCGCCCGCAAGGGCGTGATCCTCGGTAGCGGCGGCTTCGAGAAGAACCTCGAGATGCGGGAGAAGTACCAGCCGCAGCCGACCTCGATCGACTGGACGACGGGTTCGGAGTTCAACACCGGCGGCGGCATCCTCGCCGGCATCGCGGCCGGGGCGGAGACCGACCTGATGGACGACGCCTGGTGGGGTCCGACCATCCCCCTCCCGAACCGCCCCTGGTTCTGCCTCGCCGAACGCAACCTGCCGGGCTCGATCATCGTCAACCAGGCCGGCGAGCGGTTCATGAACGAGGCGCTGCCGTACGTCGAGGCGACGCACGCGATCTACGCGGGCGAGGCGACCGGCGTCAGCCACGTGCCGAGCTGGTTGATCATCGACCAGCGCTACCGCAACCGCTACCTGTTCGCCGGGCTCGGGCCACGGCAGCCGTTCCCCGGCAGCTGGCTGAAGTCCGGCGTCGTCCGGAAGGCGGCGACCCTCGCGGAGCTCGCGGAGAGGATCGAGGTGCCGCCCGACGCGCTGGCCGCGACCGTGGAGCGGTTCAACGGCTTCGCCGAAGCCGGCGTCGACGAGGACTTCCACCGGGGGGAGTCCGCCTACGACAAGTACTACTCCGACCCGACTGTCAAGCCGAACCCGTCGCTGCACGCCATCGACCATGCGCCGTTCTACGCCGTCAAGATCGTGCCGGGCGACCTCGGCACCAAGGGCGGACTGGTGACCGACGAGCGGGCACGGGTGCTGCGCCCCGACGGCTCCGTGATCCCCGGCCTCTACGCTGCCGGCAACGCGTCGTCGGCGGTCATGGGACGGACGTATGCCGGACCGGGCGCCACCATCGGCCCCGCACTGGTGTTCGGCTACCTGGCCGTCGAGGACCTCGAGGAGAACTGA
- a CDS encoding ATP synthase subunit B family protein: MADSATGRDTNDAAVVARDFRVSLEHRRDIDDLVADAVGVRQRATAEAVEIVRAAEALAREILADAREQAARLTTEAEQALEASTAARELAAAALGEKVSATIHRLESMASEVHMALDSALAEVSESLSPLTDRSPTTSGTTPPEPRSAPESVEEGVATAPQSRPQSGPKISGWTDNIPSHPVRGGLGPRSERWRDRFRQER; the protein is encoded by the coding sequence ATGGCTGACAGCGCGACGGGCAGGGACACCAACGACGCCGCCGTCGTCGCTCGAGACTTCCGCGTCTCGCTGGAGCACCGGCGCGACATCGACGACCTCGTCGCCGATGCGGTCGGCGTCCGGCAGCGCGCGACCGCCGAGGCCGTCGAGATCGTCCGCGCCGCCGAGGCGCTGGCCCGGGAGATCCTCGCCGACGCCCGCGAGCAGGCGGCCCGGCTCACCACGGAGGCGGAGCAGGCGCTCGAGGCCTCGACCGCGGCGCGCGAACTGGCCGCCGCGGCACTTGGCGAGAAGGTGAGTGCGACGATCCATCGGCTGGAGTCGATGGCGAGCGAGGTGCACATGGCGCTCGACAGCGCCCTCGCCGAGGTCTCCGAGTCGCTCTCCCCGCTGACCGACCGTTCGCCGACCACCTCCGGGACCACGCCGCCCGAGCCCAGGAGCGCTCCGGAGAGCGTCGAGGAAGGCGTCGCGACCGCGCCCCAGAGTAGGCCCCAGAGTGGGCCCAAGATCTCGGGGTGGACCGACAACATTCCGAGTCATCCGGTCCGTGGCGGGCTGGGGCCGCGGTCCGAACGCTGGCGCGACCGCTTCCGTCAAGAGCGCTGA
- the dmpG gene encoding 4-hydroxy-2-oxovalerate aldolase codes for MSANTEVIGTDINALDRTWSGIHGDEPWGKLDLRLTDTCLRDGSHHKRHQFTAQEVHDIVEALDSSGIPVIEVTHGDGLGGSSFNYGFSRTPEQELIKIAAETAKRAKIAFLMLPGVGTKDDIRAAQDNGGQICRIATHCTEADVSIQHFGLARELGLETVGFLMMSHTQPPEVLAKQARIMVDAGCQCVYVVDSAGALIMEQTADRVSAVVTEIGGQADVGFHGHENLGLGVANTVIAARAGATQIDGSVRRFGAGAGNTPLEAFIGVCDKVGWTTGVDFLKIVDASEDVIKPAMPEECQLDRMTLMMGYAGVYSSFLKHAGNAAERYGVSGAQLLLEAGARKLIGGQEDQLIDIALMLKREAELEAREPGVSRAG; via the coding sequence ATGAGCGCCAACACCGAAGTCATCGGCACCGACATCAACGCCCTGGATCGGACCTGGAGCGGCATCCACGGCGACGAGCCGTGGGGCAAGCTCGACCTCCGGCTGACCGACACCTGTCTGCGCGACGGGTCGCACCACAAGCGCCACCAGTTCACGGCGCAGGAGGTGCACGACATCGTCGAGGCCCTCGACTCCTCGGGCATCCCCGTCATCGAGGTGACCCACGGCGACGGCCTCGGCGGCAGCAGCTTCAACTACGGCTTCTCCCGTACGCCGGAGCAGGAGCTGATCAAGATCGCGGCCGAGACCGCGAAGCGCGCGAAGATCGCGTTCCTGATGCTGCCGGGCGTCGGCACCAAGGACGACATCCGGGCTGCCCAGGACAACGGCGGCCAGATCTGCCGGATCGCCACCCACTGCACCGAGGCGGACGTCTCGATCCAGCACTTCGGGCTGGCCCGCGAGCTCGGCCTCGAGACGGTCGGCTTCCTGATGATGAGCCACACGCAGCCGCCGGAGGTGCTGGCCAAGCAGGCGCGGATCATGGTCGACGCCGGCTGCCAGTGCGTCTACGTCGTCGACTCCGCCGGTGCCCTGATCATGGAGCAGACCGCGGACCGGGTGTCCGCGGTCGTCACCGAGATCGGCGGCCAGGCCGATGTCGGCTTCCACGGTCACGAGAACCTCGGCCTGGGTGTCGCCAACACCGTGATCGCCGCCCGCGCGGGAGCGACCCAGATCGACGGCTCGGTCCGCCGGTTCGGCGCCGGCGCCGGCAACACGCCGCTCGAGGCCTTCATCGGCGTGTGCGACAAGGTCGGCTGGACCACCGGGGTCGACTTCCTCAAGATCGTCGACGCGTCGGAGGACGTCATCAAGCCGGCCATGCCGGAGGAGTGCCAGCTCGACCGGATGACCCTGATGATGGGCTACGCCGGCGTCTACTCCTCGTTCCTCAAGCACGCCGGCAACGCCGCCGAGCGGTACGGCGTCAGCGGTGCCCAGCTACTTCTGGAGGCTGGGGCTCGAAAGCTCATCGGCGGGCAGGAGGACCAGCTGATCGACATCGCGCTCATGTTGAAGCGCGAAGCCGAGCTCGAGGCACGAGAGCCCGGCGTCTCGCGCGCAGGTTGA
- a CDS encoding MaoC/PaaZ C-terminal domain-containing protein → MPIDPSVAIGADIGSTTFSWTESDVLLYHLGIGAGSHEGDHLAPAALRYTLDGPALQVLPTFGVVVPTFHETDPPPLDLPGCDINLAQVVHGSQSIAVSGPIPTSGTATVSTTLTDIWDKGKAAVVWQEGVATSPSGEELWRTRSSIFVKGEGGWGGDRGASDPVVLPVRDPDLLTSYDVTPQQALLYRLCGDRNPLHADPDFAKAAGFPAPILHGLCSYGIVLRELTDGLLGGDATLVRGFACRFSGVVFPGETIRVTGWREGDRIVAAAAVEGGERDGSPVLADCVLTVA, encoded by the coding sequence ATGCCCATCGACCCGTCCGTCGCGATCGGAGCCGACATCGGCTCCACCACGTTCTCCTGGACCGAGAGCGACGTGCTGCTCTACCACCTCGGGATCGGCGCCGGGTCGCACGAGGGTGACCACCTCGCCCCCGCCGCGCTCCGCTACACGCTCGACGGCCCGGCGCTCCAGGTGCTGCCGACGTTCGGTGTGGTGGTGCCGACCTTCCACGAGACCGACCCGCCGCCGCTCGACCTGCCCGGCTGCGACATCAACCTCGCCCAGGTCGTGCACGGGTCGCAGTCGATCGCCGTCTCCGGTCCGATCCCGACGTCCGGCACGGCGACCGTCTCCACGACCCTCACGGACATCTGGGACAAGGGCAAGGCCGCCGTCGTCTGGCAGGAGGGCGTGGCGACGTCCCCGTCCGGCGAGGAGCTGTGGCGCACGCGGTCGTCGATCTTCGTCAAGGGCGAGGGCGGCTGGGGTGGCGACCGGGGCGCGTCGGACCCGGTGGTCCTCCCCGTTCGCGATCCCGACCTGCTGACGTCGTACGACGTGACGCCGCAGCAGGCGCTGCTCTACCGCCTGTGCGGCGACCGCAACCCGCTGCACGCCGATCCCGACTTCGCGAAGGCGGCCGGCTTCCCGGCGCCGATCCTGCACGGTCTCTGCTCCTACGGCATCGTCCTCCGCGAGCTCACCGACGGCCTGCTCGGCGGTGACGCGACCCTCGTCCGGGGCTTCGCCTGCCGGTTCTCAGGCGTGGTGTTCCCCGGCGAGACGATCCGGGTGACGGGCTGGCGCGAGGGAGACCGGATCGTCGCCGCGGCGGCCGTCGAGGGCGGCGAACGGGACGGCTCACCCGTCCTCGCCGACTGCGTACTGACGGTCGCCTGA
- the hsaA gene encoding 3-hydroxy-9,10-secoandrosta-1,3,5(10)-triene-9,17-dione monooxygenase oxygenase subunit, whose amino-acid sequence MNRSAEVQSVLDGVRDLLPTFRERSDEGERLRVVPEASIKELEETGFFRLLQPTRYGGLEADPVDFYTAVRDIASADGSTGWVASVVGVHPWQVALFDDEAQQAVWGDDQSVRLSSSYAPTGKAVLAEGGFKLSGKWSFSSGCDHCSWVLLGGLVFNEDGQVVDFRTFMVPRERYQIVDVWNVVGLRGTGSNDIVVEETFIPEAFTLSMGETGQCKGPGQAVNTSDLYKLPFHSIFTSTIATPIIGMAMGAYTEHVEMQQKRVRAAYLGEKASLDPFAAVRIARSSSEIDAAWALLMNNIREEQDLVARGETIPLELRLRVRRDQVLGTARAIEAIDSLFEASGGRALAEGTYLQRAWRDAHAGRVHAANDPERALQMYGAQQFGHKVDPGMY is encoded by the coding sequence ATGAACCGATCTGCGGAGGTCCAGTCCGTCCTCGACGGCGTGCGTGACCTGCTCCCCACGTTCCGCGAGCGCTCCGACGAGGGAGAGCGGCTGCGCGTCGTACCCGAGGCTTCGATCAAGGAGCTCGAGGAGACCGGCTTCTTCCGTCTGCTGCAGCCGACGCGGTACGGCGGCCTCGAGGCCGACCCGGTCGACTTCTACACCGCCGTGCGTGACATCGCGTCCGCCGACGGGTCGACGGGCTGGGTGGCGAGCGTGGTCGGCGTCCACCCCTGGCAGGTCGCCCTCTTCGACGACGAGGCCCAGCAGGCGGTGTGGGGCGACGACCAGAGCGTCCGGCTCAGCTCGTCCTACGCACCGACCGGCAAGGCGGTGCTCGCCGAGGGAGGCTTCAAGCTCTCCGGCAAGTGGAGCTTCTCCTCCGGCTGCGACCACTGCAGCTGGGTGCTTCTCGGTGGCCTGGTCTTCAACGAGGACGGCCAGGTCGTCGACTTCCGCACCTTCATGGTCCCGCGTGAGAGGTACCAGATCGTCGACGTCTGGAACGTCGTCGGCCTCCGCGGCACCGGCTCCAACGACATCGTCGTGGAGGAGACGTTCATCCCGGAGGCGTTCACGCTTTCGATGGGCGAGACCGGGCAGTGCAAGGGCCCTGGCCAGGCGGTCAACACCAGCGACCTCTACAAGCTGCCGTTCCACTCGATCTTCACCAGCACCATCGCCACGCCGATCATCGGCATGGCCATGGGTGCCTACACCGAGCACGTCGAGATGCAGCAGAAGCGCGTGCGGGCGGCGTACCTCGGCGAGAAGGCCTCGCTCGACCCGTTCGCCGCCGTGCGGATCGCGCGGTCGTCGTCCGAGATCGACGCGGCATGGGCGCTGCTGATGAACAACATCCGCGAGGAGCAGGACCTCGTCGCGCGCGGCGAGACCATCCCGCTCGAGCTGCGGCTCCGCGTCCGGCGCGACCAGGTGCTCGGCACCGCCCGCGCCATCGAGGCCATCGACTCCCTGTTCGAGGCCTCCGGAGGCCGCGCGCTCGCTGAGGGGACCTACCTCCAACGGGCCTGGCGCGACGCGCACGCGGGTCGGGTCCACGCAGCCAACGACCCGGAGCGGGCGCTGCAGATGTACGGCGCCCAGCAGTTCGGGCACAAGGTCGACCCGGGGATGTACTGA
- the hsaD gene encoding 4,5:9,10-diseco-3-hydroxy-5,9,17-trioxoandrosta-1(10),2-diene-4-oate hydrolase, protein MFPALNKEDVRRSAKAGDITLNYYEAGEARADVGAGLPFVLLHGGGPGASAWSNFGSALPRFAENFRTLLVDQPGFGQSDKPEVTANYFRHSSDYLVRFLDELRIEKVHLLGNSLGGGTATRFALSYPDRVGRLVLMGPGGLSLNLFHADPTEGVQRLMDFSMDPTRERLRAFISSMVVDQSLVTDELVEERFADATAPGSMEAMRSMGASFWNPEWAEDGMLWREVHAIRKPTLLTWGREDRVNPLDGALVALKQIPRAQLHVFPNCGHWAQIEAAEEFAQVCTTFLAGHVERTKK, encoded by the coding sequence GTGTTCCCGGCGCTGAACAAGGAGGACGTGCGGCGGTCGGCGAAGGCCGGCGACATCACGCTGAACTACTACGAGGCGGGTGAGGCGCGGGCGGACGTCGGCGCCGGCCTGCCGTTCGTGCTGCTGCACGGTGGTGGTCCGGGTGCGTCGGCGTGGAGCAACTTCGGCTCCGCGCTGCCGCGGTTCGCCGAGAACTTCCGCACCCTCCTCGTCGACCAGCCGGGTTTCGGCCAGTCGGACAAGCCGGAGGTCACGGCCAACTACTTCCGCCACTCCTCGGACTACCTGGTCAGGTTCCTCGACGAGCTGCGGATCGAGAAGGTGCACCTGCTCGGCAACTCGCTCGGGGGCGGTACGGCGACGCGGTTCGCGTTGTCCTACCCGGATCGCGTGGGCCGGCTGGTCCTGATGGGGCCGGGCGGACTGTCGCTCAACCTCTTCCACGCCGACCCGACCGAGGGGGTCCAGCGGCTGATGGACTTCAGCATGGATCCGACGCGGGAGCGGCTGCGGGCCTTCATCTCCAGCATGGTGGTCGACCAGAGCCTGGTCACGGACGAGCTGGTCGAGGAGCGGTTCGCCGACGCGACCGCCCCCGGCTCGATGGAGGCCATGCGCTCCATGGGCGCCTCGTTCTGGAACCCGGAGTGGGCCGAGGACGGCATGCTCTGGCGCGAGGTGCACGCCATCCGCAAGCCCACGCTGCTGACCTGGGGCCGCGAGGACCGGGTCAACCCGCTCGACGGCGCCCTCGTCGCGCTCAAGCAGATCCCGCGCGCGCAGCTGCATGTCTTCCCGAACTGCGGGCACTGGGCCCAGATCGAGGCCGCCGAGGAGTTCGCGCAGGTCTGCACGACCTTCCTGGCCGGTCACGTCGAGAGGACCAAGAAGTGA
- a CDS encoding acetaldehyde dehydrogenase (acetylating) produces the protein MSKPNPGKVTAAIVGPGNIGTDLMYKLLRSDLIEPRWMIGVDPASEGLRLAADEGLVSTHEGVDWLLKQDELPDLLFEATSAYVHKEYAPRYAEAGIRAVDLTPAAVGPAVIPPVNGEEHVAAPNVNMITCGGQATIPMVAAVSRVAPVSYAEIVASVSSVSAGPGTRANIDEFTRTTAAGVETIGGAERGKAIIILNPAEPPMIMRDTIFCAVDPDTDTDAITASIHEIERAVQEYVPGYRLLQEPQFDGPSDFTRGMRRVSIFVEVEGAGDYLPPYSGNLDIMTAAATQVGQHIARSILGSN, from the coding sequence GTGAGCAAGCCGAATCCTGGGAAGGTCACTGCCGCCATCGTCGGTCCCGGCAACATCGGCACCGACCTGATGTACAAGCTGCTCCGGTCGGACCTGATCGAGCCGCGCTGGATGATCGGCGTCGACCCGGCCAGCGAGGGCCTCAGGCTCGCCGCCGACGAAGGCCTGGTCTCGACCCACGAGGGGGTCGACTGGCTGCTCAAGCAGGACGAGCTGCCAGACCTCCTGTTCGAGGCCACCTCGGCCTACGTCCACAAGGAGTACGCGCCGCGCTACGCCGAGGCCGGCATCCGGGCGGTCGACCTGACGCCGGCCGCGGTCGGACCGGCGGTGATCCCGCCGGTCAACGGTGAGGAACACGTCGCCGCGCCGAACGTCAACATGATCACCTGCGGCGGACAGGCCACGATCCCGATGGTCGCTGCGGTCTCCCGCGTCGCTCCGGTGTCGTACGCCGAGATCGTCGCCTCGGTCTCCAGCGTGAGCGCCGGGCCGGGCACCCGCGCCAACATCGACGAGTTCACCCGCACCACCGCCGCGGGCGTGGAGACGATCGGGGGCGCCGAGCGGGGCAAGGCGATCATCATCCTCAACCCCGCCGAGCCGCCCATGATCATGCGCGACACCATCTTCTGCGCGGTCGACCCCGACACCGACACCGACGCGATCACGGCCTCGATCCACGAGATTGAGCGGGCGGTCCAGGAGTACGTCCCCGGCTACCGGCTGCTCCAGGAGCCGCAGTTCGACGGGCCCTCGGACTTCACCCGGGGGATGCGCCGGGTCTCGATCTTCGTCGAGGTCGAGGGCGCCGGCGACTACCTCCCGCCGTACTCCGGAAACCTCGACATCATGACGGCCGCGGCGACCCAGGTCGGCCAGCACATCGCCCGCTCGATCCTCGGGAGCAACTGA
- a CDS encoding flavin reductase family protein: MPTESHRVPEGEIPEGMSPDARENWPHPALIDSWLGDAEIDFEFRPGEDVAVQDEPEARAAARRFRDVLGTFASGITVVTTISGGEPIGMTCQSFSSVSLDPPLVLFVPAKSSRAWPLIQRTGRFCVNVLAAHQEHVSAQMATKGADKFAGIDWHPAEATGSPVVDGSLAHLDCTIHTVHESGDHYVVIGRVEHLETTDRGDVSPLLYFRGRYHTTDS, encoded by the coding sequence ATGCCCACGGAGTCGCACCGGGTGCCGGAGGGTGAGATCCCCGAGGGGATGAGCCCCGACGCCCGCGAGAACTGGCCGCACCCGGCCCTCATCGACTCCTGGCTCGGTGACGCCGAGATCGACTTCGAGTTCCGCCCCGGCGAGGACGTCGCGGTCCAGGACGAGCCCGAGGCCCGGGCGGCAGCCCGCCGGTTCCGCGATGTGCTCGGCACCTTCGCGTCCGGGATCACGGTCGTCACGACGATCAGCGGTGGCGAGCCGATCGGCATGACCTGCCAGTCCTTCTCGAGCGTGTCCCTCGACCCGCCGCTGGTGCTGTTCGTGCCGGCCAAGTCGTCGCGGGCGTGGCCGCTGATCCAGCGCACCGGTCGGTTCTGCGTCAACGTGCTCGCGGCCCACCAGGAGCACGTCTCCGCCCAGATGGCCACCAAGGGAGCGGACAAGTTCGCCGGTATCGACTGGCACCCCGCCGAGGCCACCGGATCGCCGGTGGTCGACGGTTCCCTGGCGCACCTGGACTGCACCATCCACACCGTCCACGAGAGCGGCGACCACTACGTCGTGATCGGACGGGTCGAGCACCTGGAGACGACCGACCGCGGCGACGTCTCGCCGCTGCTGTACTTCCGGGGTCGCTACCACACCACCGACTCCTGA